CGAGCGCGCCCGCGCGGAAGGGCTGGCCCAGGCGCTGCGCGCCCGGGATGACTTCCTCTCCGTGGCGGCGCACGAGCTGCGCACGCCGCTGGCGGCCTTCCAGCTGAACCTGGAGCTGGTGGAGCGCGGCCTGGGCCGGGACGCGCCGCCCAAGGCGCTGGAGCGCCTGAAGCAGGCCCGGTCCTTCATCCGGCGGCTGGCCATGCTCGTGGACGTGCTGATGGACGTGTCGCAGATCACCAGCGGCCGGCTGAAGCTCACCCGCACGGACGTGGACCTGGGCGACCTGCTGGTGGAGGTGACGCGCTTCGCGGAAGAAGAAGCCCGCCGCGACGGCACGCCGCTCACCGTGGACGTGAAGGGCCCGGTGCTGGGCACCTTCGACCCGTCACGCATCTCGCAGGTGGTGCACAACCTGGTCGCCAACGCGCTGAAGTTCGGCCGGGGGCGCCCGGTGGACGTGACGCTGCAGCCGGACGGAGAGGTGGTGCGCCTGTCCGTGGTGGACCACGGCATCGGCATCAAGCCGGAGGACCGCGAGCGCATCTTCGAGCGCTTCGAGCGCGCCGTGTCCTCGCACCACTACGGCGGCCTGGGCCTGGGGCTCTGGGTGTCGCGCCAGGTGGTGGAGGCGCACCAGGGCCGCATCGACGTGGAGGACACGCCGGGCGGCGGCACCACCTTCCGCGTGACGCTGCCGTTGAGGGACCCGCCGGTGGACGCGACCGGCGGCCTGCCCAGCTGAACCGCGCCGCGCGCTACTGGCAGGCGGCGGCGCAGCGCGCGTTGCGGCACGTCGGGATGCAGCGGCCGCAGTCCACGCTGTTGGGGGGACACGTGCCGTCACACCGCACGCCGGAGCAGTTCGGCCCCTCGTCGCGGTGGGTGATGGCGGTGCCCTCGCCGCAGCACGCGTTCGCCACGCAGTCCGAGTCGTCGTAGCAGACCTGGCTGGAGAGCACCGGCGGGGTGTCCTCCAGCGGCAGGTCCTCCACCCCGATGTCGCACCCGGCCAGGAATCCCAGGGCGAGGCCCGCGACAGCGCGGGCGACATGACACAGGAGGCGGGCACGACGCATATGGGGCTCCTTGGGCCGGAGGTGACTACCGGTTCATCGAGCCCAGGAACTCCGCGTTCGCCGCCGTCGGACGCATGTGCTTGAGCACGAACTCCATCGCGTCGATGGGGGTGAACGGGTGGAGCACCTGGCGCAACGCCGTAATGCGCACCAGGTCCGCCTGAGACAAGAGGAGTTCCTCCTTGCGGGTGCCGGATTTGTTGATGTCGAGCGTTGGGAAGATGCGCTTCTCCATCAACTTCCGGTCCAGGACGATTTCGGAGTTACCCGTGCCCTTGAACTCCTCGAAAATCACTTCATCCATGCGGCTGCCGGTGTCGATGAGCGCCGTGCCGATGATGGTGAGGCTGCCGCCCTCCTCGATGTTGCGGGCCGCGCCGAAGAAGCGCTTGGGCTTGTGGAGCGCGTTGGCGTCCACGCCGCCGGAGAGGATCTTTCCGGACGCCGGCACCACCGTGTTGTAGGCGCGCGCCAGACGGGTGATGGAGTCCAGCAGGATGCAGACGTCGTACTTCTGCTCGACCAGGCGCTTGGCCTTGTCGATGACCATCTCCGCCACCTGCACGTGGCGCGTGGCGGGCTCGTCGAAGGTGGAGGACACCACCTCGCCTCGCACGCTGCGCTCCATGTCCGTCACCTCCTCCGGGCGCTCGTCCACGAGCAGAACGATGAGGTAGACGTCCGGGTGGTTGCGGCTGATGGCGTGCGCGATGTTCTGCAGCAGCACCGTCTTGCCGGCCTTCGGGGGCGCCACGATGAGGCAGCGCTGGCCCAGGCCGATGGGGCAGAACATGTCGATGATGCGCGTCGTCATCTCCGACGACTCGTGCTCCAGCTTGAGCTTGCGCGTCGGATAGAGCGGCGTGAGGTTGTCGAACAGGATGCGCTCGCGCGCCGCGTCCGACATGGGGTCCGCGAAGTTGACCTTGTCCACCTTCTGCAGCGCGAA
This genomic stretch from Corallococcus caeni harbors:
- the rho gene encoding transcription termination factor Rho, whose protein sequence is MAKARSPREKVVEPAFTAEEKPRRKRAAAKEAEKPAPRSRRAPARREEAPAEEAEAPEVAAEAPRPVLTPISRPVRDDELQELRGTEEEPHAEEAAPAAPQESAEGPAITEVERDGTPMQVIKLNDLKRMKIVDLAKMAHDTGIEGYQGLKKQDLIFALLGGIADKRFEVHAEGVLELLSDGFGFLRSADSDYQPSPDDIYVSPSQVRRFNLRPGDTVTGPIRQPREGERFFALQKVDKVNFADPMSDAARERILFDNLTPLYPTRKLKLEHESSEMTTRIIDMFCPIGLGQRCLIVAPPKAGKTVLLQNIAHAISRNHPDVYLIVLLVDERPEEVTDMERSVRGEVVSSTFDEPATRHVQVAEMVIDKAKRLVEQKYDVCILLDSITRLARAYNTVVPASGKILSGGVDANALHKPKRFFGAARNIEEGGSLTIIGTALIDTGSRMDEVIFEEFKGTGNSEIVLDRKLMEKRIFPTLDINKSGTRKEELLLSQADLVRITALRQVLHPFTPIDAMEFVLKHMRPTAANAEFLGSMNR